In the Azospirillaceae bacterium genome, CGCCAAGACCAACCCGGACCTGCAACCGGCCGCCATCGAGAAGTTCGAGCGCGACATCCGCGAACAGATCGCCGACGTGGTCGATCTGGACGGGCTGGATGCCTTGTGGCGGGGCGGCGTGGCCGTGCGCCTGCGCGACATCGGCGTGGTGGACAAGGCGGCGCAAAGCCGGATCGTCCAACTGTTCTCGCAGCGCAAGGCCGAGCTTCTGAAGCGCCAGAACAACGTCGAGGCCGCCTGAACGGCGGTCTCCATCGACGCCGCCCGGAGGGCGGCCCGGGAGGGACCCGCATGACCACCCTCAACCAGCTCCAGCGACGGCTTGCCGATGCGCACACGCGCATCGGCGGCGAGGGGCGCTTCTCGTTCACCGTGAACCAGGGCGCCCGGCCGGAGTGCTTCATCACCCACTGGCTGCCGCCCGGCCCGACCGGCTACGGCGACTGCCGGACCGTCGGCGTCGGCACGGCCGACGATTGCCTGAAGTCACTCGACCGCTATGTCGAGAGCTATGTGCGCAAGCCCACGGCGGAAGAGGTGGGGCGCATGATCGGCGTCCTGCCGGCCCCGTCCGAAGCAACGCGGGCCGAAACCACGAGGCCGGAAGCAACCAAGCGCGAAGTCCCGATGGCGGCGGAGTAGGGAGGGGCGGCCCGCCTCTTCCTCTACCGCAAACCCGTCAGCACATCCGCCTTTGCCACGTCGCGCCATTCGGCCGGAACAGGCCGTGGCTTTGAACACTGAACCCCTCAAGTGCGACCGGTACTGCCTCGGTTCTCCATCTCGGTCAGACCTCCTGTCTTCCGGCCTTCCGGTACTGACTCCACAGATCGTTCAGGCGATTGTTGTGCTTTTCGTAAACACCCCGGGCGAACATCGGTGCAGCCTCCACGGCAGCGTTGTAGTCCCCCATGATTGTCAGCACATCTGGCAGCTGGTATCCCGCAACCCGAGCCGTCCGGAGACGAGCCAACACTTGATCGACCTCTTGCGCCGCACTGCGATAGCCTATGTAGGCCCCGAGAAAGTCAGTTGAGAGCGGAAAGAGGATCGCTGCGCAGGCGACCCGGGCTCCCGCTAAGCCCCAGTCGGCCTCCAATAGTGGGATGCTGAGGAGCAGCGCTGCAATGAATATCACCGGGACAGCCAAATAGACTAGCACCTGCTCGGCGCTTTTGCGAAGTAGGAAGGCCGACCAAAATGCGCTCTGCTCGAGCTTCTCCGCGAGCCGTGCCGGCCCGGGGGTCCCTGCGACATCGTAGTAGTTCGGATCCGCCAAGCGTTCGGCTTCCTGATCGGAGACCGAAAAGCTGGCCTTGATCTGGAGCAGCTCGGCTTTGGAGACCTCCAGCCCAAGGTCTTCTGCCATTAATGTTAGCCGGCGCACGCGTTCGGCAAGGCTCCGGCTCTCCTTGAACTTCAGCCATAGCCAGATCCAACACCCTGCTGCAATGCACGAGATCACCGCACAGCCGTAGGCTGTTCTCGCGTCGGAGGTGAATACCGCGAGTACGGCAATTATAGCGAGTGCAGCCTGAGCTATGAGAATTTTGCTCTGGAGATCGGCCGCCTTGTTGAACTCGGCCCGATGCAGCCCGATGAGCTGCTGGTAGGTGCTGGCCATGGCGCTTGGGTCAGTTGCTGTTAGCTAGGCCTTCAGAGGCGGGAGATTGTACTGGAAGAGGCGATCCCAGATCGCGTAGCTGCCCTTAATGTTGCCCGCGAACTTGGCATCCTGCGCCTCCGACGCTCTGGTGGCGGCTTGCTCGACGGCTTTGAGAGAGTCGGACCACTGGACTACTGTCTTGCAGGGTTCTAGCTTGCGGTCGAGTTTGGGAAACTGTGGATCGACAATATCAGGCAGCCGCTGGTCCTTTAATGCCATAAAAATATTCAGGAGATCGATCTCATAGAGAATGATGTGCTCGCTCTTCGCATATTGGGTGACGAACATCTCCAGATAGAACGACCTAATGGCGATGTTGTTGACGAACTTCCACGCTTTCACGATGCGGATCAGCCGCTTCAGCCGCTTCAGCCGCTTCAGCCGCTTCAGCTGCCCGCTGAGGCGCTTATCATGCTCCGTCACATAGGCATTGTGCGATTCCGGTGCAGCAAACATCCAACCACCGTCGCCATCCGGCATGTCGAACTGGCGGAAGCCAGCGGGGGTTTTGCCTACCTCATCGACAGGGATAATTTCGGTCAGCTCGTCGCCGCCAACGCCGAACGGCAGCCGCACGCCTGGCCTGTCTACCCGCACACCGGTCCGAGGGAACCGTTCCCGGAGAAGCTCGGCCACTTCGGCCAAGACCTTGTTTGAGTCTGCCCGCAGGTGTCGGCGGTCGATCACGGCGAAGTAGTCTACGTCACTATGCCCTGAGACGGCGGTGCCGTTGCCGAACGAGCCGGACCGGAAGAACCCGATCTGGCCGTACCGGGCTTCCAGCTTCTGCTTGATCGACGCCCGGTGGGAGGCGGCGGCAGCGGTATCTGAGGGTTGGACACCGATGCGCTTAGCATATTCATCAAAGCAGGACTGGAGCGGCGGCGTCATTCTAGGCCCAAAACAGTGGGGAACTGTTCTTCCCGCGACCGCAACGCCAAACGGTTGCAGGCATTCTACTCACGGTATCTGCCACGCTTCCTTGGGTAGTGTCAACTTCTGGTGGTGACGAAGTGCCGTTGTCGATTAATAAGATATTATCTAGCCATCTCTTACACTAAACCGCCCCGCCAAGGCGTTCCGTTTGCCCCGCATGCGAAGTGCTGTGGTGAGACCACATGTCCCATTTAGAACTTGAATAAGGCGGGCCAGCGGAATGGTGGAGAGACCATCGAACCCGCCGTCATCACCGAAGCCCCGCCAGCACATCGGCCTTTGCCACGTCGCGCCATTCGCCCGGCGCCAACCCGTCCAACCCCAGGCCGCCGATTGCGACCCGGACCAGGCGCAGGGTGGGGAAGCCCACGGCCGCCGTCATGCGGCGCACCTGCCGGTTCTTGCCTTCGGTCAGGGTCAGGGCGATCCAGCCGGTCGGCACCGTCTTGCGGAACCGGATGGGTGGATCGCGGGGCCACAGGTCCGGATCCTGGTCCAGCCGTGCCGCCACGCATGGCCGTGTCCGGTGGCCCTGGATGACCAATCCGCCGGCCGCAAGCCGCGCCAATGCGCCGTCGTCGGGCTCCCCTTCGACCTGGGCCAGATAGCGCCGCGGGTGACCGTGCGCCGGGTCCAGAAGGCGTTTGATCAGCCGCCCGTCGTCCGTCAGCAGCAACAGCCCCTCGCTGTCATGGTCCAGCCGTCCGGCCGGATACACCCCGGGCGGCAGGCCGAAGCCGGCGAGGGTCGGGTGCCCGCCTTCGGGCGTGAATTGGCAGAGCACGCCGTAGGGCTTGTTGAACGCGATGTAGCGCATGGATCAGAACGCCGGCCGGTCCGGGCCAAGCCCCGGTGATCCCGTCGATGCCCAGGTGCCGGTCAGGTTGAGTGCCGCTGCCGCCATGACCTTGGCCGACACCACCATGTCGTCGATGCCCACCCACTCGTCCGGCTGGTGGGCCAGTTCCAGGATGCCGGGGCCGTAGGCCACGCAGTCCCGGAGCTTGCCGATACGGGCGATGTGCTTCTGGTCGTAGGTGCCGGGCGAGGCGATATGCGTCGGCGGCCGGCCCAGCACCCGCTCGATCTCACGGTCCAGCGCCCGCACCACCGGCGCGTCGGGGTCCGTCATGACGGGGTCGACGATCATCAGGTCGCGCACCTTGTACCGGAACTCCGGTCGGCCGCGGGCAAGCTCGGCCAGCAGGCCGAGGATTTCGCCCTTCACCTCCTCCAGATCCTCCTCGATCAGGAAGCGGCGGTCGAGCACCAGGCGGCAACTGTCGGCCACGTTGGGGCTGGGCAGCCCGTCGCCCCCGGGCTCCATCTGGCCGCCGTGCAGGGAATTGAAGTTCAGGGTGGATGCGCGGGCGCCGTCCGGCACCACCGGCATCCGTGTCCGGCGCGTGGCCAACGCCGGATAGACGCGCTCCTCCACCCGATGCAGGAACTCGCCCATGTGGCGGATGGCGCTGACGCCCAGGAACGGCATCGATCCGTGGGCGATCCGCCCCAGGGTCTCGATTTCCGCCCACCAGACGCCGCGGTGGCCCAGGCACACGCGGTCGGGGTTCAGCGGTTCGGGGATGATGACGTGGTGGACGCGGGGTGGCGAGAAATAGCCGTGGTGGGCCAGATGCGCGACCCCGCCGAACCCGCCCGACTCCTCGTCCACCGTCCCCGAGATCTCCAGGGCACCGGTCCACTCCAGACCGCTTTCCAGGATGGTCTCGACCGCGACGATCGACGCGGCCAGACCGCCCTTCATGTCGCACGCGCCGCGGCCATAGACCCGGCCGTCGCGGATGACGCCTTCGAACGGGTCGAGCGTCCAGCCCTTGCCGGCCTCCACCACGTCGATGTGGCTGTTGAAGTGCACCGTCTCGCCGGGGCGTCCGCTTTCGACGCGGGCGACCACGTTGGTCCGGGGATAGCGGTCGTTGTCCCCGGGTGTCCCGGTGCCGCGGACATATTCGACGGCGAAGCCGCGCGCGGCCAACCGCTCGCCGACGAACCGGGCGCAGGCCTCGTAGGCGTCGCCGGGGGGATTGACGGTGGGGATGCGGATCAGCTCGCGGGTCAGCGCCGCGACCTCGTCGCGCTTCCCCTCGATCCGGCGGAACAGGTCGTCGCGCCCATGCATGCGATCACGGTACGGGGCCAGCGGAGGCCAGGTCAACACCGTGCGCCCGGCGGCCGGAAAGGGCCGCTTCCTCGACCCGGACGCGCCAGGCGGTCAGCGGCACGTTGAGCAGCGAGAACAGCAATGCCAGCCCCCATTGCCCAAACGCGAGCGGCAGCACGGCCAGCTCCAGCGCCACCACCACGTAGTTGGGGTGGCGGACCAGCCGGAACGGGCCGCGCCGGACCAGGGGAGCGCCCGGCAGGGTGATGACCCGCGTCGTCCAGTACGGCCCCAGCGTGGCGATCACCCACACACGCCCGAGCTGAAGCAGGGCAAACACGCCCAGGAGTGTCCAGGACACCGGCGCATCGGCCGGCGTGAGGGCGAACACCGCGGCAAGCCAAGCGGCATGCAGCAGCACGAACAGCGGGTAGTGGCCGGCCCCGGCCTCCACCGCGCCCTGGGCCAGCAGGCGTCGGGTGTTGCGGCGGGCATAGGCCAGCTCGGCCACCCGTTGGGCGGCCACCAGCAGCACGACGATCTGGGGCGGGCCGATCTCGAAGGGTGTCATGGGGGCGTCACAGGTCGATCACCAGGAAGCCGGCGGTGAAGCCGGGCCCCAGCGCCGTCATCAGGTGCCGGCCCCGGGCTCCCCGTTGCAGCCGCCGTTCCAGCACGAACAGAACGGTCGCCGCCGACATGTTGCCGTAGTCGCGCAGGACCGCGGCCGAGTCGTCCAGCCCGTCGGTGCAGGGGGCCATGGTGGCCTCGATGGCGTCCAGGACCTTGGCCCCGCCGGGATGGGCGATCAGCCCGTCGAATTGGGGCAGGGCGTAGCCGTGTCGTTCCAGGAAGGCATCGGTCGCGGGGCGCAAACGCTCGCGCACCAGGACCGGAATGGTGGGCGAAAAGATCACGCCCAACCCGTCCTCCTCGATGCTCCAGCCCATGATGTCCTGGCTGCGGGGCCAGGTGTGCTCGCCCCAGGCCCGCAATGCCGGATGCCGGGCCGGGCCCGGCGCGCCGTCCTCCTCGGCGCGCAGCAGAAGGCCCGCAGCGCCTTCGCCGAACAGGGCGGTGGCGACGATGTTCGCCTTGTCCGGCGTGTCCCGGAACCAGAGGGCGCACAGCTCCACGACCAGGAACAGGATGTTCCGCCCCGGGTTGGACCGCGCCACGTCGGCCGCGCGGCCCAGCCCGACGACCCCACCCGCGCACCCCAGGCCGAAGACCGGCAGGCGCATGGTGTCGGGCCGAAAGCCCATGCGGTCGATCAGGACCGCGTCGAGTCCAGGGGTGGCGATGCCGGTGGAGGAGACCACCACGAGCCCGTCCACGTCCTCCACACCCAGGCCGGCACGTTCCAGGCAGGTGCGCGCGGCGCGCTCCAGGCAATCGGTGGCGCTGTCCAGATAGGCACCGTTGCGGTCCCGCCAGCCGTGGGGCGCCTTGTACCAGTCCAAGGGAACCGACGAGTACCGCGTGCCCACGCCCGCAGTGGCGAACACGCCTCTGAGGCGCCGGAACTCCTGGACACGATCGGCGAAGATCTCCTGCGCGGCCTCGGCCACCGCGGGCTGGTCGAAGCGGTGGGGAGGAACAGTGGTCGCCAGGGCGATCAGGTGCGGGGTCGGGGTCATGGGCGTCGTGTCCCTCGCCAATGGCGACACTCGGGGGCGGCATTCGATACCGGGGACCGGCGGCCGGAATGGCACGGACCCGCAACGCTTAAACGGCGTGGCGAGGGTAGCGGATCACACACGCAACCCCTGGTCAGGCGTCTCATTGGAGAGTTAGCTTTCCGTGTTGGACACGACGGAGTGCCGAAGCCCGTGACCCCGACCGTCCCCGATCCGTCGCCCGACCAGACCGCCCCCAGGCCGCGTGCACTGCTGGGGCTCGCCGGGCGGCTCAGGGCCTATCTGGTCGCCGGCATCCTGGTGACCGCCCCGGTGGCCATCACGCTGTATCTGGCCTGGATGCTGATCGCGTCGGTGGACGACTGGGTCGGGCAACTGCTGCCGACGGCCTACAATCCCGGCACCTACCTGCCCCTGTGGGTGCCCGGGATCGGCCTGCTGGTCCTGCTGGTGTTCCTGACCGTGGTGGGCTGGTTCGCCGCCGGCTATGTCGGCCGGCTGCTGGTCGGCCTCGGCGAGGCGGCGCTCGCCCGGGTGCCGATCGTGCGCAGCCTTTACGCCGCCACCAAGCAGATCCTGGAAACGGTGCTGGCCAACCAGTCCCACGCCTTCCGCGAGGTCGTGCTGCTGGAATATCCGCGCAAGGGGATCTGGACGCTCGGGTTCGTCACCGGCGTCCCGCCGGCCGAGGTGCGGGACCGCATGGGCGGGGAAAGCCTCGTGGTGTTCGTGCCGACCGCCCCCAACCCCACCGGCGGCTTCGTCCTGTTCGTCCCTGCGCGGGATCTGGTCTTCCTCTCGATGACGGTGGAGGAGGGGATCAAGATGGTCGTGTCCGGCGGCATCGTGACGCCCCCCGACCGCCGGCCGGTTCCCGTCGAAACCCTGGACGCGCCGCCGGTCGGCTGAACCGCCCGGCGAAAGTTCTGGCTTTCGCGGGGCGGCGGGCGCGACCGCGCCCCGCGCCGGATGGCGCGCAAGCCAAGCGGAGCGCCGGCGCCTGAGGAACAAGCCGAGTGCATGGAGACATGCGCTCGGCGGTATGAGCCCGGAAGCCCCGGCGTCACCCTGACCGGGATCACCCCGACCGCAAATAGCGTGCCGCGGCGTCGCGTTCGAACAGGTACAGCAGCGTCCGCAGCGCCTGACCGCGGGGGCTTTCCAGGTCCGGGTCGCGCTCCAGGACCAGCCGGGCGTCGTCCCGTGCGGCTTGCAGCAGTTCGCCGTGCGCGGCGAGATCGGCCAAGCGGAACTCGGGCAGGCCCGACTGGCGGGTGCCCAGCATTTCGCCGGCCCCGCGCAGCCTCAGATCCTCTTCGGCGATGCGGAACCCATCCTCGGTTTCGCGCAGGATGGCGAGGCGCGCCTTCGCCGTTTCGGACAGGGGGGATTCGTACAGGAGCAAACAGGTCGAGGGCTTCTCGCCGCGTCCGACCCGGCCGCGCAACTGGTGGAGCTGGGCCAGGCCGAAGCGTTCGGCGTGCTCCACCACCATCACCGTGGCCTCGGGCACGTTGACGCCCACCTCGATCACCGTGGTGGCCACCAGGACCGACAGGCTGCCCTCGGCGAAGGCGGCCATCACGGCATCCTTCTCCGGCCCCTTCATCTTGCCATGGACCAGACCCACGCCGGCACCCAGGCGTTCGGTCAGGAAGGCGAAGCGGGCGGTGGCGGCGGCCAGGTCGGCGTGCTCGCTCTCCTCCACCAGCGGGCAGACCCAATAGAC is a window encoding:
- a CDS encoding DUF502 domain-containing protein, with amino-acid sequence MTPTVPDPSPDQTAPRPRALLGLAGRLRAYLVAGILVTAPVAITLYLAWMLIASVDDWVGQLLPTAYNPGTYLPLWVPGIGLLVLLVFLTVVGWFAAGYVGRLLVGLGEAALARVPIVRSLYAATKQILETVLANQSHAFREVVLLEYPRKGIWTLGFVTGVPPAEVRDRMGGESLVVFVPTAPNPTGGFVLFVPARDLVFLSMTVEEGIKMVVSGGIVTPPDRRPVPVETLDAPPVG
- a CDS encoding nucleotidyltransferase, with amino-acid sequence MTPPLQSCFDEYAKRIGVQPSDTAAAASHRASIKQKLEARYGQIGFFRSGSFGNGTAVSGHSDVDYFAVIDRRHLRADSNKVLAEVAELLRERFPRTGVRVDRPGVRLPFGVGGDELTEIIPVDEVGKTPAGFRQFDMPDGDGGWMFAAPESHNAYVTEHDKRLSGQLKRLKRLKRLKRLIRIVKAWKFVNNIAIRSFYLEMFVTQYAKSEHIILYEIDLLNIFMALKDQRLPDIVDPQFPKLDRKLEPCKTVVQWSDSLKAVEQAATRASEAQDAKFAGNIKGSYAIWDRLFQYNLPPLKA
- a CDS encoding pseudouridine synthase, whose amino-acid sequence is MRYIAFNKPYGVLCQFTPEGGHPTLAGFGLPPGVYPAGRLDHDSEGLLLLTDDGRLIKRLLDPAHGHPRRYLAQVEGEPDDGALARLAAGGLVIQGHRTRPCVAARLDQDPDLWPRDPPIRFRKTVPTGWIALTLTEGKNRQVRRMTAAVGFPTLRLVRVAIGGLGLDGLAPGEWRDVAKADVLAGLR
- a CDS encoding type III polyketide synthase, yielding MTPTPHLIALATTVPPHRFDQPAVAEAAQEIFADRVQEFRRLRGVFATAGVGTRYSSVPLDWYKAPHGWRDRNGAYLDSATDCLERAARTCLERAGLGVEDVDGLVVVSSTGIATPGLDAVLIDRMGFRPDTMRLPVFGLGCAGGVVGLGRAADVARSNPGRNILFLVVELCALWFRDTPDKANIVATALFGEGAAGLLLRAEEDGAPGPARHPALRAWGEHTWPRSQDIMGWSIEEDGLGVIFSPTIPVLVRERLRPATDAFLERHGYALPQFDGLIAHPGGAKVLDAIEATMAPCTDGLDDSAAVLRDYGNMSAATVLFVLERRLQRGARGRHLMTALGPGFTAGFLVIDL
- a CDS encoding isoprenylcysteine carboxylmethyltransferase family protein, which codes for MTPFEIGPPQIVVLLVAAQRVAELAYARRNTRRLLAQGAVEAGAGHYPLFVLLHAAWLAAVFALTPADAPVSWTLLGVFALLQLGRVWVIATLGPYWTTRVITLPGAPLVRRGPFRLVRHPNYVVVALELAVLPLAFGQWGLALLFSLLNVPLTAWRVRVEEAALSGRRAHGVDLASAGPVP
- a CDS encoding acetylornithine deacetylase/succinyl-diaminopimelate desuccinylase family protein; amino-acid sequence: MHGRDDLFRRIEGKRDEVAALTRELIRIPTVNPPGDAYEACARFVGERLAARGFAVEYVRGTGTPGDNDRYPRTNVVARVESGRPGETVHFNSHIDVVEAGKGWTLDPFEGVIRDGRVYGRGACDMKGGLAASIVAVETILESGLEWTGALEISGTVDEESGGFGGVAHLAHHGYFSPPRVHHVIIPEPLNPDRVCLGHRGVWWAEIETLGRIAHGSMPFLGVSAIRHMGEFLHRVEERVYPALATRRTRMPVVPDGARASTLNFNSLHGGQMEPGGDGLPSPNVADSCRLVLDRRFLIEEDLEEVKGEILGLLAELARGRPEFRYKVRDLMIVDPVMTDPDAPVVRALDREIERVLGRPPTHIASPGTYDQKHIARIGKLRDCVAYGPGILELAHQPDEWVGIDDMVVSAKVMAAAALNLTGTWASTGSPGLGPDRPAF